The Gammaproteobacteria bacterium genome includes a window with the following:
- a CDS encoding 50S rRNA methyltransferase, with protein MTDIDIDPISSPLPQNPVVPNLLNGDATLKFRCHSEIACFNACCKNIDISLTPYDILRLRQYLKISSDDFLTQYTFPYEIEKDGLVGIKLRPVDQGTACRFMTEKGCNVYADRPTACRYYPLALLSLRRQDEYTDRNAYALIREEHCLGHQESRSLSIEEYRQEQGLEEYDDLGRGWRQLVLKKKSSGPTVGKPTKRSLQLFFMVCYNLDRFRQFVENPGFQQIYDLSADLWQKIRASDIELMLFGFQFLRQVLFNEMSIPLKSDAMEKRLARKQEREDEMLTIVNKVASNN; from the coding sequence ATGACTGATATCGACATTGACCCTATTTCTTCTCCTCTGCCCCAAAATCCAGTCGTTCCGAATTTATTGAATGGCGATGCCACGCTTAAATTTCGTTGTCATTCAGAGATTGCTTGCTTTAATGCCTGCTGTAAAAACATTGACATCAGTCTTACTCCTTATGACATCCTGCGTCTGCGACAGTACTTAAAAATTAGCAGTGATGATTTTTTGACGCAATATACCTTTCCTTACGAAATTGAGAAGGATGGCCTGGTAGGAATTAAGTTGCGTCCAGTCGATCAGGGAACTGCTTGCCGATTCATGACTGAAAAGGGTTGCAACGTTTATGCGGATCGTCCAACTGCCTGTCGTTATTATCCGTTGGCCCTTCTCTCTTTGCGCCGTCAAGACGAATATACCGATCGTAATGCCTATGCGTTGATTCGTGAGGAGCATTGTCTGGGACACCAGGAATCACGCTCTTTGAGTATTGAGGAATATCGCCAGGAACAAGGGCTGGAGGAATACGATGATCTCGGGCGTGGTTGGCGTCAACTTGTCCTTAAGAAAAAATCCTCCGGCCCCACCGTTGGCAAGCCTACCAAACGGAGTTTGCAACTTTTTTTCATGGTCTGCTATAACCTAGATCGTTTTCGCCAGTTTGTGGAAAATCCAGGGTTTCAACAAATCTACGATCTTTCTGCCGATCTTTGGCAAAAAATTCGTGCAAGCGATATTGAATTAATGTTGTTCGGCTTCCAGTTCCTCCGTCAAGTATTATTTAACGAGATGTCGATTCCCCTTAAAAGTGACGCGATGGAGAAACGTTTGGC
- a CDS encoding hypothetical protein (Evidence 5 : Unknown function) codes for MPSLIVFRQSLRLKVKNPTPKGVGLRSQIHKFGLDQPKSKEVRLAKQSC; via the coding sequence GTGCCCAGCCTTATTGTTTTCCGTCAATCACTCCGCTTGAAAGTCAAGAACCCCACGCCTAAAGGCGTGGGCTTGAGAAGTCAAATTCACAAGTTCGGACTTGACCAGCCTAAGTCCAAGGAAGTGCGGTTAGCTAAACAGAGCTGCTGA
- the aprA gene encoding Adenylylsulfate reductase subunit alpha translates to MSGTFGNPEIVQEEVDILLIGGGMACCGAAYELMRWAEATKAETGVDLKIKLVDKAAMDRSGAVAQGLSAINTYIGSEQDPADYARMVSNDLMGITRDDLAYDLGRHVDESVHLFEEWGLPIWKVDANGERHDGAASLNEGLPALKDGGKPVRSGKWQIMINGESYKWIVAEAAKKALGMDRIQERVFIVKLVNDKNDKNRVAGAVGFSVRENKVFVFKAKTILLAAGGCVNIFRPRSVGEGTGRAWYPVWNAGSTYSMAAEAGAELTMMENRFVPARFKDGYGPVGAWFLLFKAKATNAVGEVYMETNKHLLDDYPPYGQAAVPASCLRNHLMLKEMKEGRGPIYMDTVTALAKMKEVLTPREVKHLEAEAWEDFLDMCVGQCGIWVGENIEPEKKNSELMPTEPYLLGSHSGCCGIWVSGPEDVGAPTSEEYSSIPAHLPSGWNWGYRSMTTVKGLFTAGDGVGASGHKFSSGSHAEGRICAKSLVRFALDNKDWKPELDTDVNTLVEQIYKPVRTYLEFKDYTTAIDVNPNYITPKMLQFRLQKIMDEYVAGVATYYTTNAHMLKVAEDKLEMLKEDAMKMRAKDLHELLRAWENYHRILTAEAHMKHIQFREESRYPGFYYRMDKNFVDETNWKCFVNSIYDKDSKQWTVFKRKHVDLVDKSKLFKPAKH, encoded by the coding sequence ATGTCAGGTACTTTTGGTAATCCCGAAATTGTTCAGGAAGAGGTTGATATCCTTCTGATTGGCGGTGGTATGGCCTGTTGTGGTGCCGCTTACGAACTCATGCGCTGGGCCGAGGCCACCAAGGCTGAGACTGGCGTTGATCTCAAGATTAAATTGGTCGATAAGGCCGCCATGGATCGTTCTGGAGCTGTAGCTCAAGGATTGTCCGCCATTAACACCTACATCGGCTCCGAGCAAGATCCAGCCGATTATGCCCGTATGGTCTCCAACGACTTGATGGGTATTACTCGCGATGATTTGGCTTATGACCTAGGTCGACATGTGGATGAGTCCGTTCACCTGTTCGAGGAATGGGGCCTTCCCATCTGGAAGGTGGATGCCAATGGTGAGCGCCATGACGGTGCCGCGTCCCTCAACGAGGGTCTGCCCGCCCTGAAGGACGGTGGCAAGCCAGTGCGTTCCGGTAAGTGGCAGATCATGATCAACGGTGAATCCTACAAATGGATCGTCGCCGAAGCCGCCAAGAAGGCTCTTGGCATGGATCGCATCCAGGAGCGCGTGTTCATCGTCAAGTTGGTCAACGACAAGAACGACAAGAACCGCGTAGCGGGTGCCGTGGGCTTTTCGGTCCGTGAAAACAAGGTATTTGTCTTCAAGGCGAAGACCATCCTGTTGGCAGCTGGTGGGTGCGTCAATATTTTCCGTCCCCGTTCCGTTGGCGAGGGCACGGGCCGTGCCTGGTATCCAGTATGGAACGCGGGTTCGACCTATTCTATGGCTGCCGAAGCGGGTGCTGAGTTGACCATGATGGAAAACCGCTTCGTACCAGCGCGTTTCAAGGATGGTTACGGTCCGGTGGGTGCTTGGTTCCTGCTGTTCAAGGCCAAAGCCACCAACGCCGTTGGTGAAGTCTACATGGAGACCAACAAGCACCTTCTTGATGACTATCCGCCCTATGGTCAAGCCGCTGTTCCTGCTTCATGTCTGCGCAATCATTTGATGCTCAAGGAAATGAAGGAAGGTCGTGGTCCGATCTACATGGATACGGTAACAGCGCTGGCTAAGATGAAGGAAGTCCTTACACCTCGTGAAGTTAAGCACTTAGAAGCTGAGGCATGGGAAGACTTCCTCGACATGTGTGTCGGTCAGTGTGGTATCTGGGTCGGTGAGAACATTGAGCCAGAGAAGAAAAACTCTGAGCTGATGCCAACCGAACCTTATCTGCTGGGTTCACATTCCGGTTGCTGCGGTATTTGGGTCTCCGGCCCCGAAGACGTAGGTGCCCCGACGAGTGAGGAGTACAGCAGTATTCCGGCGCATCTGCCAAGCGGCTGGAATTGGGGCTATCGCTCCATGACCACCGTCAAGGGTTTGTTCACCGCTGGTGACGGCGTGGGTGCTTCTGGTCATAAATTCTCCTCCGGTTCTCATGCCGAGGGTCGTATCTGCGCCAAATCGTTGGTGCGTTTCGCCCTAGACAACAAGGATTGGAAGCCAGAACTGGACACTGATGTCAACACCCTGGTCGAGCAGATCTACAAGCCAGTGCGTACTTATCTGGAGTTCAAGGACTACACCACCGCCATCGACGTGAATCCCAACTACATCACGCCAAAAATGTTGCAGTTCCGTCTGCAAAAAATCATGGACGAGTATGTCGCGGGCGTTGCGACTTACTACACCACTAATGCTCACATGTTGAAGGTGGCCGAGGATAAACTCGAAATGCTCAAGGAAGACGCCATGAAGATGCGTGCTAAGGATCTCCACGAGTTGCTGCGTGCGTGGGAAAACTACCACCGCATCCTTACCGCCGAGGCTCACATGAAGCATATCCAGTTCCGTGAGGAAAGCCGTTACCCCGGCTTCTACTACCGCATGGACAAAAATTTCGTTGATGAGACGAATTGGAAATGCTTCGTGAATTCCATCTACGACAAAGATTCCAAGCAGTGGACGGTGTTTAAGCGCAAGCATGTCGATTTAGTCGACAAGTCCAAGCTATTTAAGCCCGCCAAGCATTAA